The sequence ATAGACCATGTTGCAATTGCAGTAAATAATGTAGATGAAGCTGCAAAAGAATACCAACAAGCATTAGGAATAAAAGAAGTTGAATTTGAAACTGTAGAGACAGAAGGTGTCAGAGTTGCAATTTTACATCTAAAAGATTCTAGAATTGAACTGATGGAACCAACACGAGAAGACAGTCCTATTAAGAAATTTCTCACAAGTAGGGGTGAGGGTCTACATCATATCGCATTTGAAACAGATGGCATTGAAGGTGAAGTAACCCGGATGAAAGGATGTGGAGTGAGATTTCTTGGAGAAATAAGGCCTGGTTCAAGAGGTACTAAGGTTACTTTCATACATCCAAAATCACTGCATGGAGTTTTAGCAGAACTTTGTTCTCACTCAAAGTGAGTATAGATAATTTGCTTTATAGAATAACTGGATTTATTTTTTAATTAATCCATCAATTGCTTTCTTTAATTCAGCTATTTGTGCAAGCATTCTAAACATCTCATCTGCTTCTATTATGATGGAATATAGATTGAAAACTTGTTCATCGCTCATATTTGTTTTATCTGGTACGCTGTTGATAGGAGATAATTTTTCTTCAATTAGTGACCACATTTGATTAACAATGATTTTGTCTTTTTGCAATTTATTTGAATTATTTGAGCTCAAGTTACTTACACCACGATCAACAATATGTTCAATTTCTTTATAGACACAGATACTTTTACTCCAATTTTATACACCTTTTAAATTATAAAAGCCCCGTCTGCCAAAGTTGGAAATCAAAAACCTACTTGGAAAAACATGTTGTAAACTATGTAGAATTTAGTTTATGAATTTTATTTTGCTAAAATTAATTATTCCATTAATTTTAGAGTGTCAGATGCAGTGATTATGCCAATTATCTTGCTTTGCTTTGATACCAAGATGCATTTTGAAAATCTGATAAGAGTAACTAGGGTTTTCACAGGAATCGCATAATCAACTATTGGAGGTCTTGGTTCCATGACTTCAGAAAGCCTGATCTTCTTGCGCTGACTTTCATCACTATCTAACAAATGTTTAACAAGACCATCCTCTGTTATCAGACCTACTACCTCTGTTCCATCAAAGACTGGTATTTGACTAATTGAAAAATCCTGCATCTTCTTTATTGCATCATGCAGTGTGTCTGTAGTCCTTAGCTTTGCAATTTCTTTGCTACAAATATCTCCTGCTTTCATTGAAGATTGGCTTTCAAGTGACCATAATACTTCGAATATTTTTCTTGCAGTAGAATAGCTTGGCTGACACCTTCCAGATTCTATTTGATTAATCATTGAGGTGCTCACTCCTGTGAGAGAGGCTAGTTTTTGTTGGGTAAGACCAATCTTTAGTCTGGCTGGTTTTATGGAATCAAGTCTAGGTAGCATTATAATAATTATCTAAGATTGGATATTTCAGCATTCTTCAATCCTTAATAGTTTCATTTGCTGAATTTATTCGTGTTAAGGGGAATTGGAATTGTAGCAATTCTTGTCATAGCTGCAATTGGTGTATACTATTTTGGACCTCAGATAATTTCACAAAAAATGAGTGATCCTCTACAACAGGCATTAAATCAAATGCAGACTGGTTTAACATATGATAAATTTGTAAACATGACTAATTCGCAAAGAGATGCACTTGTACAGAAAATGCCACAGCAAACAATTTCTCTCATAATGGATGACGCAAAAAAATTCCCAACTACAGTTTCTGAAAGCATGCAAAACATGATTTCAAAGATTTCATCAACCTCACAAAGTATAGTATTTTCAAAACAGGGCGAGTTTGTAGGAATAGATCATGATGCAAAAGGCAAAGCTGAAATAATTTCTGTTGGAAATATTGCATTTCTTAGGTTTGAAAATTTTCAGGTAACAAATGGACCTGATCTACATGTTTACATGACAATTAATGGTGATGCTACTACTGGAATTGATTTGGGCAAACTAAAAGGTAGTATTGGTGATCAAAACTATGACCTGCATGGAATTGACACTAAAACATACGATACGGTGGTAATCTACAGCCAACCATTTCATGTTTACTTTGCAAAAGCCAAATTGTCATAACTAAATTTAATTATAAAAGGACACATTAAGAATCTGTGAGCTTTGGACTATGTCCGCTCTGCAAATTACATAGGAATCTTGTATTGACAGATTCAAATCAAGATGGTAGACAGATCTGGATTTGCGAAGATTGTTTTAGAATAAAAAATAGATAAAATGTCTAAACTTTCTTTAAGGCATTTTCTATCATGTTTTTAAGAGACGCTTTTACGTTTGAGCTTACTCCTACTTGCTGTGAAACAAGACTTCCATTGCTAAATACAGCTAAGGTAGGTATGCTAAAGACATTATACTTTGAGGCAAGCTCATTGTTTTGGTCTACGTTTACCTTGACAAAACTTACCTTACCTGAATATTCCCTTGCAATATCTTCAACTATTGGAGCTACTGCTCTGCATGGTCCACACCATGGTGCCCAGAAATCAACAAAGACAGGAATCTTGGATTTTATTATCTCGTCTTCCCATTGACTTGATGAGATCTCTTTTGTATTATCTTTGTTTTGTGTTTGGTTTTCTATCTTTTTATCACCTCTATTTTCTATACTAACTATACAAAGGTAAGTATATAAATTGGAAAGTGATAATAATGAAATCAAGTGAGGATATGGTAAGTTGAAAGAAGAAGAATGCAAGGTATTGCTAGATAGTATGAAAGCCTGCCCAATTGATAATACTTTTAAAATAATTGGAAAAAAATTTACTGTACATATTTTACGTAATATGACACAGCTTGATCAGAGCAGATTTAACGAATTCCTGGATTCAATTGAAGGAATAAACCCAAAAACACTTTCTGCAAGATTGCGTGAAATGGAAAAAAATGGAATAATAGAAAGAAGTGTTTTTCCTGGAACACCAGTAAAAATTGAGTATACCATAACAAAAAAAGGAAAAGCACTAAAACCAATACTTGAACAGATGGCAGCCTTTTCTATGCAGTACTGCTCAAAGGAAGTGTTCAAAGATGGCAAGCCACGAACATACAAGCAGGTCTTTGAAAAACCGCCAGAGATTCTAAAATAGATTGTTCGTGTATCATATACCAACACAGAAACTTACTACATGTTAACTTGGTTTCGGTAATCTCACTTGACTGTTTAAATAGTTACAAGTGTATAGTTACTATACAAATGATAGTGAAAAATAAACCCAACAAGCAAGTGCTAGTACACGAGGAGTCAACCAAGTTTCCACAAATTTGTACTCATAATAATGGGATCCACGGACCATTAATCACTGACAGTGTTCGTGGTGAGATTTTCTGTGGCAGCTGTGGATTTGTCCTAGCAGACAAAGTTGAAGATTCAGGCCCTGAACAGCATTCGTTTAGTTTGGAACAATACCATGAGAGAAGCAGAACTGGTGTAGGATCAGCTCTATCCATAGATGACAAGGGTTTGTCTACGGTAATTGGTTCTCAAGATAAAGATGCTGCAGGTAATTCAATATCATCATCCATGAAATATACTTTCAATAGACTGCGGACATGGGACAGTAGAAGCAAAACTGATTCAACTGAGCGAAGTCTACGATCAGCATTTGTGATTCTTAATACACTAAAATCAAAACTTGACCTCTCTGATACAATTGTAGAAAGGGCTGCTTATCTGTACAGAAAAGCACTGACAAAAAAAATCACACAAGGCAGAACCATTGCAGGAATAATGTTGGCATCACTTTATGCTGCATGCAGAGAGACAAATGCACCAAGGACACTACAAGATATTGCAAGTGCTGGAAACATTACAGTCAAAGATCTTTCTAGACATTACAGAACATTATTTAACGCACTAGGGCTACAACTGGAATCTTATGATTCAACTGACTTTGTAACTAGAATATCAAGTACTGTGGGTCTAAACGAAAAAACAAAAAGAGGTGCGCTGGATATATTATTCAAAGCAAAAGAAAAAGGAATCACAGATGGAAAAAACCCAATGTCACTTGCAGCCTCTGCGCTGTATCTTTCCTCTATAATTAATGAGGAGAGTGCTACTCAGAAAAAAATTGCAGATGCGTCTGGGATTAGTAGTGTGACAATAAGAAATGTGGGAAAATTAATTAGAAAAAGCATAGGCATGGCATAAATAAAAAACAAATCCATACTGGTATCTTATCGCTTCTTTTTTGATCTACTAGTTTTTGATTTATTTTTTTCTAATTTTTCTAAAAGTACAGCTTGTGCTGCCGCAAGAATTGCAATAGGAATTCTGTGTGATGAGGCACTAACATAGCTAAGTCTGGCATTGTGGCAGAATTTAATTGAGTTTGGGTCTCCTCCATGCTCGCCACAGATCCCAATCTCAAGATTTGGCTTGATGCTTCTTCCCTTTGCTATGGCAATTTGCATCAAGCTTCCTACACCATTTACATCAAGGGATTGGAAGGGATTTTCAACAAGAATCTCTTTTTCTAGGTATTCTGGAAGGAATTTGCCTTCTGCATCTTCTCTGCTAAAGCTAAAAACTGCCTGCGACAAGTCATTTGTACCAAAACTAAAAAATTCTGCAGTTTTGGCCATCTCATCTGCAGTAAGACATCCTCTTACAACTTCAAGCATTGTTCCAAAGTTTATCTTTAATTTTATTTTATATCTTGATTCCACATCAGATTTTATATAATCATATATTTTCTTAATTTGTTCCAGCTCTGTAACAATCCCAACCTGCGGTACCATTATTTGTGCACGTGCATCTACTTTATCTTTTACAAGCTCAGCAACTGCCTCGCAAACTGCTTTAATTTGCATCTCATAAATCTCAGGAAATGTAATACCTAGTCTGACGCCGCGATGACCCATCATGGGGTTGATTTCGGCAAGTTCTCTTGCACGATTAAAGATTTTTTTGGTAATCTCAATTTCACCAGAATTGTTTTGCCTTTCAAGCAAATGCATCTTGTTGATTAACTCTTCAATGTTTGGAAGAAACTCGTGTAATGGTGGATCTAATAATCGTATGGTGACATGATGTCCTTTCATTTCCTTTAGAATTTCTTTAAAATCGCTTTTTTGTAGAACCATTAATTTTTCTAACACTACTTTTCTTTCCTCAACTGTTTGTGTCATTATCATATCAACAAAAAGGCCAAGTCTATCCTGAGCATTGAACATCCTTTCCGTTCTACACAGACCTATTCCCTTTGCACCATACTCTCTTGCAAGTCTTGCTCCCTCGGGCGTATCTGCATTTGCTCTTATTCCTAACCTCTTTATCTTTTCTGACCAGCCTAGTATGGTTCTAAAATCCTCTGTAATTTTGGGCTCTATTGTTGGCACCTCACCCATGAAAACATGGCCATCACTACCATCTATTGTAATTACATCGCCTTCAAGTACTGTTTTACCTTCTACCTGGAATTTTTTTGACATATAATCTATCTTCATATCAGAACACCCAACAATGCATGGCTTGCCCATTCCACGTGCTACAACTGCAGCATGAGATGTCTTTCCACCCCTACTAGTGAGAATTCCAACTGATGCAAAAAATGCAGGAACATCCTCCGGCTTTGTCTCTTCTCTTACAAGTATTACCTTGACTCCGCTCTCTCCCATTGTTACAGCTTTTTTTACATCAAACACCACTATTCCAGTGGCTGCACCTGGTGATGCTGCAATTCCTTTTACTATAGATGGATAACTTTTT is a genomic window of Nitrosopumilaceae archaeon containing:
- a CDS encoding CBS domain-containing protein, producing MLPRLDSIKPARLKIGLTQQKLASLTGVSTSMINQIESGRCQPSYSTARKIFEVLWSLESQSSMKAGDICSKEIAKLRTTDTLHDAIKKMQDFSISQIPVFDGTEVVGLITEDGLVKHLLDSDESQRKKIRLSEVMEPRPPIVDYAIPVKTLVTLIRFSKCILVSKQSKIIGIITASDTLKLME
- the ppdK gene encoding pyruvate, phosphate dikinase, which gives rise to MKSVYFFNEGDGNNKKLFGGKGAGLAEMTKLGLPVPPGFTITTEVCNWYYSNGKKLPRTLMSDVKKNIAKIEKKTNKKFGLIENPLLVSVRSGAAISMPGMMDTILNLGLNDKTVIGLAKKSNNPRFAWDSYRRFLQLFGKVVFGINDEKFNLVLEKAKHTQGVLLDSDLNEDSLKNIVTEYKAICENHTRKPFPEDPYKQLELAIEAVFRSWMGERAVVYREKYKITKDVANGTAVNVVTMVFGNMGNDSATGVVFTRNPGDGTKKIFGEYLVNAQGEDVVAGIRTGQPIDNLAKELPKTFAQLIKTCEKLERHYKEPQDLEFTMEQGKFYMLQTRSAKMNAIGMIKTSVDMVKEKLISKDRAILRLQPEQLDQLLHKTIDSVAAKSYPSIVKGIAASPGAATGIVVFDVKKAVTMGESGVKVILVREETKPEDVPAFFASVGILTSRGGKTSHAAVVARGMGKPCIVGCSDMKIDYMSKKFQVEGKTVLEGDVITIDGSDGHVFMGEVPTIEPKITEDFRTILGWSEKIKRLGIRANADTPEGARLAREYGAKGIGLCRTERMFNAQDRLGLFVDMIMTQTVEERKVVLEKLMVLQKSDFKEILKEMKGHHVTIRLLDPPLHEFLPNIEELINKMHLLERQNNSGEIEITKKIFNRARELAEINPMMGHRGVRLGITFPEIYEMQIKAVCEAVAELVKDKVDARAQIMVPQVGIVTELEQIKKIYDYIKSDVESRYKIKLKINFGTMLEVVRGCLTADEMAKTAEFFSFGTNDLSQAVFSFSREDAEGKFLPEYLEKEILVENPFQSLDVNGVGSLMQIAIAKGRSIKPNLEIGICGEHGGDPNSIKFCHNARLSYVSASSHRIPIAILAAAQAVLLEKLEKNKSKTSRSKKKR
- the mce gene encoding methylmalonyl-CoA epimerase, which gives rise to MKIDHVAIAVNNVDEAAKEYQQALGIKEVEFETVETEGVRVAILHLKDSRIELMEPTREDSPIKKFLTSRGEGLHHIAFETDGIEGEVTRMKGCGVRFLGEIRPGSRGTKVTFIHPKSLHGVLAELCSHSK
- a CDS encoding DM13 domain-containing protein; the protein is MLRGIGIVAILVIAAIGVYYFGPQIISQKMSDPLQQALNQMQTGLTYDKFVNMTNSQRDALVQKMPQQTISLIMDDAKKFPTTVSESMQNMISKISSTSQSIVFSKQGEFVGIDHDAKGKAEIISVGNIAFLRFENFQVTNGPDLHVYMTINGDATTGIDLGKLKGSIGDQNYDLHGIDTKTYDTVVIYSQPFHVYFAKAKLS
- the trxA gene encoding thioredoxin; amino-acid sequence: MHSSSFNLPYPHLISLLSLSNLYTYLCIVSIENRGDKKIENQTQNKDNTKEISSSQWEDEIIKSKIPVFVDFWAPWCGPCRAVAPIVEDIAREYSGKVSFVKVNVDQNNELASKYNVFSIPTLAVFSNGSLVSQQVGVSSNVKASLKNMIENALKKV
- a CDS encoding helix-turn-helix domain-containing protein: MKEEECKVLLDSMKACPIDNTFKIIGKKFTVHILRNMTQLDQSRFNEFLDSIEGINPKTLSARLREMEKNGIIERSVFPGTPVKIEYTITKKGKALKPILEQMAAFSMQYCSKEVFKDGKPRTYKQVFEKPPEILK
- a CDS encoding transcription initiation factor TFIIIB; its protein translation is MIVKNKPNKQVLVHEESTKFPQICTHNNGIHGPLITDSVRGEIFCGSCGFVLADKVEDSGPEQHSFSLEQYHERSRTGVGSALSIDDKGLSTVIGSQDKDAAGNSISSSMKYTFNRLRTWDSRSKTDSTERSLRSAFVILNTLKSKLDLSDTIVERAAYLYRKALTKKITQGRTIAGIMLASLYAACRETNAPRTLQDIASAGNITVKDLSRHYRTLFNALGLQLESYDSTDFVTRISSTVGLNEKTKRGALDILFKAKEKGITDGKNPMSLAASALYLSSIINEESATQKKIADASGISSVTIRNVGKLIRKSIGMA